In one window of Solanum pennellii chromosome 2, SPENNV200 DNA:
- the LOC107011517 gene encoding uncharacterized protein LOC107011517 isoform X1, translated as MENEHRVEKNNGNEIKSLLALKSIFSFNGKKRNGDSEGGNDAPAYNPLPFLSSLANSVVSRSCKILQVEIEELQHQFDSDLVDDVKQPLVYARNFLEFCSFQALQVVTIRPDYLSDKEFRRLMFDMMLAWEVPGVGNQETTASDKREVEDEDSWSLFYSDSTDMAVQVVDDKKTVGEESFSRIAPACAIVADIITVHNLFDVLASSSGHRLHFLIYDKYLRSLEKVIKAVQNFSGPQLVSNLSLAEEEIVLEVDGTVPTQPVLEHIGISAWPGRLTLTNHALYFESGMGLYDKAVRYDLASDLKQIIKPELTGPLGARLFDKAVMYKSSSMMDPAYFEFPEFKGSSRRDYWLDICLEIFHAHNFARKYKLKEDQQSEALARAVLGIYRYKAVREAFKVSSSNYKTLLCFNLAESLPRGDAILETLSSRLKLMNSAGNRRGLLGSPSARRQVIHPVSRVSLCRLGIISCKEVDIIGEATTLVGDVFVGEVNPLENAVKQSMKNIGRAEAAQATVDQVKVEGIDTNVVVMKELLFPLIKPMNQLQLLASWKDPWKSILFMVFVSYAIIREWIKYALPSLLVVLAVIMFWRRNVRKGKPLEPLKVIAPPPKNAVEQLLILQEAITQLEALIQSGNIILLKVRALIFAVLPQATDRTALLLVIVALSFAFVPLKYLILFAFVESFTSNMPLRKISSERDLRRVREWWIRIPAAPVQLIKPDDKKDKTSKKPIFKKEKKHEE; from the exons GATTTTGCAGGTAGAGATTGAAGAGTTGCAACATCAATTTGATTCAGATCTTGTTGATGATGTTAAACAACCCTTAGTGTATGCAAGGAACTTTCTGGAATTTTGCTCCTTCCAAGCTCTTCAAGTTGTAACCATCCGTCCTGATTATCTGAGCGATAAGGAATTCCGTCGGTTGATGTTCGACATGATGCTAGCATGGGAGGTCCCTGGTGTTGGAAATCAA GAAACTACAGCCTCCGATAAGAGGGAAGTGGAGGATGAAGATAGCTGGTCATTGTTTTATTCGGATTCCACAGACATGGCTGTTCAGGTG GTTGATGATAAAAAGACAGTTGGTGAAGAATCATTTTCACGAATTGCTCCTGCTTGTGCTATTGTTGCAGACATTATAACAGTTCACAATCTTTTCGATGTCCTAGCAAGTTCATCAGGTCACCGGCTCCATTTTCTTATATACGACAAGTACCTTCGGAGTCTTGAAAA GGTGATAAAGGCGGTCCAGAATTTCAGTGGACCTCAATTGGTGTCCAACCTTTCACTTGCAGAGGAAGAGATAGTGCTAGAGGTGGATGGTACAGTTCCCACACAACCAGTTTTGGAACATATTGGAATATCTGCATGGCCTG GAAGGTTGACATTAACTAACCATGCTCTCTACTTCGAGTCTGGGATGGGCTTATACGACAAGGCAGTGCGGTATGATCTAGCATCCGACTTGAAACAGATCATTAAGCCTGAGCTTACTGGACCTTTAGGTGCTCGCCTTTTTGATAAAGCTGTTATGTACAAGTCGTCATCTAT GATGGATCCTGCATATTTTGAATTTCCAGAATTTAAAGGAAGTTCAAGACGGGACTATTGGTTAGATATTTGTCTCGAGATTTTCCATGCGCACAACTTTGCTCGGAAGTATAAACTCAAAGAGGATCAGCAGTCCGAAGCACTTGCTAGGGCTGTTCTTGGAATTTACAGATACAAGGCAGTCAGAGAGGCTTTTAAGGTATCTTCTTCCAATTACAAAACCCTACTGTGTTTTAACTTAGCAGAAAGTCTTCCTAGAGGAGATGCGATCTTGGAAACTTTATCAAGCCGCTTGAAACTCATGAACTCTGCCGGCAATCGACGTGGATTATTGGGTTCTCCTAGTGCAAGGAGACAGGTGATACACCCAGTATCACGGGTGTCACTTTGTAGACTTGGAATTATCTCATGCAAGGAGGTCGATATAATTGGAGAAGCAACAACGTTAGTAGGAGATGTCTTTGTTGGTGAGGTAAATCCTCTGGAAAATGCGGTCAAGCAGTCAATGAAAAACATTGGAAGAGCTGAAGCTGCACAGGCGACAGTTGACCAAGTCAAAGTTGAAGGAATTGATACTAATGTAGTGGTAATGAAG GAGCTGCTTTTTCCTCTCATCAAACCAATGAACCAACTTCAACTATTAGCTTCATGGAAAGATCCGTGGAAGTCGATTTTATTTATGGTGTTTGTAAGCTATGCTATAATCAG GGAGTGGATAAAATATGCATTGCCTTCATTGTTGGTTGTGCTTGCAGTTATCATGTTTTGGCGTAGGAATGTGAGGAAAGGGAAGCCATTAGAACCACTAAAAGTCATAGCTCCTCCTCCAAAAAATGCCGTTGAGCAGCTCTTGATATTGCAGGAAGCTATTACTCAACTTGAGGCATTAATCCAAAGTGGCAACATTATTCTGCTAAAAGTACGAGCTCTCATTTTTGCTGTTCTTCCACAG GCAACTGACAGGACAGCTCTTTTACTGGTGATCGTGGCCTTGTCTTTTGCTTTTGTGCCACTCAAATATTTGATTCTTTTTGCGTTCGTGGAGTCTTTCACAAGCAACATGCCTCTGAGGAAAATTAGCAGTGAAAGAGACCTTCGAAGGGTTAGGGAGTGGTGGATCAGGATACCAGCAGCCCCCGTGCAACTTATCAAACCTGACGACAAAAAAGACAAGACGAGTAAAAAACCTATATTCAAAAAGGAGAAGAAGCATGAAGAGTAG
- the LOC107011517 gene encoding uncharacterized protein LOC107011517 isoform X2 — MENEHRVEKNNGNEIKSLLALKSIFSFNGKKRNGDSEGGNDAPAYNPLPFLSSLANSVVSRSCKILQVEIEELQHQFDSDLVDDVKQPLVYARNFLEFCSFQALQVVTIRPDYLSDKEFRRLMFDMMLAWEVPGVGNQETTASDKREVEDEDSWSLFYSDSTDMAVQVDDKKTVGEESFSRIAPACAIVADIITVHNLFDVLASSSGHRLHFLIYDKYLRSLEKVIKAVQNFSGPQLVSNLSLAEEEIVLEVDGTVPTQPVLEHIGISAWPGRLTLTNHALYFESGMGLYDKAVRYDLASDLKQIIKPELTGPLGARLFDKAVMYKSSSMMDPAYFEFPEFKGSSRRDYWLDICLEIFHAHNFARKYKLKEDQQSEALARAVLGIYRYKAVREAFKVSSSNYKTLLCFNLAESLPRGDAILETLSSRLKLMNSAGNRRGLLGSPSARRQVIHPVSRVSLCRLGIISCKEVDIIGEATTLVGDVFVGEVNPLENAVKQSMKNIGRAEAAQATVDQVKVEGIDTNVVVMKELLFPLIKPMNQLQLLASWKDPWKSILFMVFVSYAIIREWIKYALPSLLVVLAVIMFWRRNVRKGKPLEPLKVIAPPPKNAVEQLLILQEAITQLEALIQSGNIILLKVRALIFAVLPQATDRTALLLVIVALSFAFVPLKYLILFAFVESFTSNMPLRKISSERDLRRVREWWIRIPAAPVQLIKPDDKKDKTSKKPIFKKEKKHEE; from the exons GATTTTGCAGGTAGAGATTGAAGAGTTGCAACATCAATTTGATTCAGATCTTGTTGATGATGTTAAACAACCCTTAGTGTATGCAAGGAACTTTCTGGAATTTTGCTCCTTCCAAGCTCTTCAAGTTGTAACCATCCGTCCTGATTATCTGAGCGATAAGGAATTCCGTCGGTTGATGTTCGACATGATGCTAGCATGGGAGGTCCCTGGTGTTGGAAATCAA GAAACTACAGCCTCCGATAAGAGGGAAGTGGAGGATGAAGATAGCTGGTCATTGTTTTATTCGGATTCCACAGACATGGCTGTTCAG GTTGATGATAAAAAGACAGTTGGTGAAGAATCATTTTCACGAATTGCTCCTGCTTGTGCTATTGTTGCAGACATTATAACAGTTCACAATCTTTTCGATGTCCTAGCAAGTTCATCAGGTCACCGGCTCCATTTTCTTATATACGACAAGTACCTTCGGAGTCTTGAAAA GGTGATAAAGGCGGTCCAGAATTTCAGTGGACCTCAATTGGTGTCCAACCTTTCACTTGCAGAGGAAGAGATAGTGCTAGAGGTGGATGGTACAGTTCCCACACAACCAGTTTTGGAACATATTGGAATATCTGCATGGCCTG GAAGGTTGACATTAACTAACCATGCTCTCTACTTCGAGTCTGGGATGGGCTTATACGACAAGGCAGTGCGGTATGATCTAGCATCCGACTTGAAACAGATCATTAAGCCTGAGCTTACTGGACCTTTAGGTGCTCGCCTTTTTGATAAAGCTGTTATGTACAAGTCGTCATCTAT GATGGATCCTGCATATTTTGAATTTCCAGAATTTAAAGGAAGTTCAAGACGGGACTATTGGTTAGATATTTGTCTCGAGATTTTCCATGCGCACAACTTTGCTCGGAAGTATAAACTCAAAGAGGATCAGCAGTCCGAAGCACTTGCTAGGGCTGTTCTTGGAATTTACAGATACAAGGCAGTCAGAGAGGCTTTTAAGGTATCTTCTTCCAATTACAAAACCCTACTGTGTTTTAACTTAGCAGAAAGTCTTCCTAGAGGAGATGCGATCTTGGAAACTTTATCAAGCCGCTTGAAACTCATGAACTCTGCCGGCAATCGACGTGGATTATTGGGTTCTCCTAGTGCAAGGAGACAGGTGATACACCCAGTATCACGGGTGTCACTTTGTAGACTTGGAATTATCTCATGCAAGGAGGTCGATATAATTGGAGAAGCAACAACGTTAGTAGGAGATGTCTTTGTTGGTGAGGTAAATCCTCTGGAAAATGCGGTCAAGCAGTCAATGAAAAACATTGGAAGAGCTGAAGCTGCACAGGCGACAGTTGACCAAGTCAAAGTTGAAGGAATTGATACTAATGTAGTGGTAATGAAG GAGCTGCTTTTTCCTCTCATCAAACCAATGAACCAACTTCAACTATTAGCTTCATGGAAAGATCCGTGGAAGTCGATTTTATTTATGGTGTTTGTAAGCTATGCTATAATCAG GGAGTGGATAAAATATGCATTGCCTTCATTGTTGGTTGTGCTTGCAGTTATCATGTTTTGGCGTAGGAATGTGAGGAAAGGGAAGCCATTAGAACCACTAAAAGTCATAGCTCCTCCTCCAAAAAATGCCGTTGAGCAGCTCTTGATATTGCAGGAAGCTATTACTCAACTTGAGGCATTAATCCAAAGTGGCAACATTATTCTGCTAAAAGTACGAGCTCTCATTTTTGCTGTTCTTCCACAG GCAACTGACAGGACAGCTCTTTTACTGGTGATCGTGGCCTTGTCTTTTGCTTTTGTGCCACTCAAATATTTGATTCTTTTTGCGTTCGTGGAGTCTTTCACAAGCAACATGCCTCTGAGGAAAATTAGCAGTGAAAGAGACCTTCGAAGGGTTAGGGAGTGGTGGATCAGGATACCAGCAGCCCCCGTGCAACTTATCAAACCTGACGACAAAAAAGACAAGACGAGTAAAAAACCTATATTCAAAAAGGAGAAGAAGCATGAAGAGTAG
- the LOC107011517 gene encoding uncharacterized protein LOC107011517 isoform X4 — translation MFDMMLAWEVPGVGNQETTASDKREVEDEDSWSLFYSDSTDMAVQVVDDKKTVGEESFSRIAPACAIVADIITVHNLFDVLASSSGHRLHFLIYDKYLRSLEKVIKAVQNFSGPQLVSNLSLAEEEIVLEVDGTVPTQPVLEHIGISAWPGRLTLTNHALYFESGMGLYDKAVRYDLASDLKQIIKPELTGPLGARLFDKAVMYKSSSMMDPAYFEFPEFKGSSRRDYWLDICLEIFHAHNFARKYKLKEDQQSEALARAVLGIYRYKAVREAFKVSSSNYKTLLCFNLAESLPRGDAILETLSSRLKLMNSAGNRRGLLGSPSARRQVIHPVSRVSLCRLGIISCKEVDIIGEATTLVGDVFVGEVNPLENAVKQSMKNIGRAEAAQATVDQVKVEGIDTNVVVMKELLFPLIKPMNQLQLLASWKDPWKSILFMVFVSYAIIREWIKYALPSLLVVLAVIMFWRRNVRKGKPLEPLKVIAPPPKNAVEQLLILQEAITQLEALIQSGNIILLKVRALIFAVLPQATDRTALLLVIVALSFAFVPLKYLILFAFVESFTSNMPLRKISSERDLRRVREWWIRIPAAPVQLIKPDDKKDKTSKKPIFKKEKKHEE, via the exons ATGTTCGACATGATGCTAGCATGGGAGGTCCCTGGTGTTGGAAATCAA GAAACTACAGCCTCCGATAAGAGGGAAGTGGAGGATGAAGATAGCTGGTCATTGTTTTATTCGGATTCCACAGACATGGCTGTTCAGGTG GTTGATGATAAAAAGACAGTTGGTGAAGAATCATTTTCACGAATTGCTCCTGCTTGTGCTATTGTTGCAGACATTATAACAGTTCACAATCTTTTCGATGTCCTAGCAAGTTCATCAGGTCACCGGCTCCATTTTCTTATATACGACAAGTACCTTCGGAGTCTTGAAAA GGTGATAAAGGCGGTCCAGAATTTCAGTGGACCTCAATTGGTGTCCAACCTTTCACTTGCAGAGGAAGAGATAGTGCTAGAGGTGGATGGTACAGTTCCCACACAACCAGTTTTGGAACATATTGGAATATCTGCATGGCCTG GAAGGTTGACATTAACTAACCATGCTCTCTACTTCGAGTCTGGGATGGGCTTATACGACAAGGCAGTGCGGTATGATCTAGCATCCGACTTGAAACAGATCATTAAGCCTGAGCTTACTGGACCTTTAGGTGCTCGCCTTTTTGATAAAGCTGTTATGTACAAGTCGTCATCTAT GATGGATCCTGCATATTTTGAATTTCCAGAATTTAAAGGAAGTTCAAGACGGGACTATTGGTTAGATATTTGTCTCGAGATTTTCCATGCGCACAACTTTGCTCGGAAGTATAAACTCAAAGAGGATCAGCAGTCCGAAGCACTTGCTAGGGCTGTTCTTGGAATTTACAGATACAAGGCAGTCAGAGAGGCTTTTAAGGTATCTTCTTCCAATTACAAAACCCTACTGTGTTTTAACTTAGCAGAAAGTCTTCCTAGAGGAGATGCGATCTTGGAAACTTTATCAAGCCGCTTGAAACTCATGAACTCTGCCGGCAATCGACGTGGATTATTGGGTTCTCCTAGTGCAAGGAGACAGGTGATACACCCAGTATCACGGGTGTCACTTTGTAGACTTGGAATTATCTCATGCAAGGAGGTCGATATAATTGGAGAAGCAACAACGTTAGTAGGAGATGTCTTTGTTGGTGAGGTAAATCCTCTGGAAAATGCGGTCAAGCAGTCAATGAAAAACATTGGAAGAGCTGAAGCTGCACAGGCGACAGTTGACCAAGTCAAAGTTGAAGGAATTGATACTAATGTAGTGGTAATGAAG GAGCTGCTTTTTCCTCTCATCAAACCAATGAACCAACTTCAACTATTAGCTTCATGGAAAGATCCGTGGAAGTCGATTTTATTTATGGTGTTTGTAAGCTATGCTATAATCAG GGAGTGGATAAAATATGCATTGCCTTCATTGTTGGTTGTGCTTGCAGTTATCATGTTTTGGCGTAGGAATGTGAGGAAAGGGAAGCCATTAGAACCACTAAAAGTCATAGCTCCTCCTCCAAAAAATGCCGTTGAGCAGCTCTTGATATTGCAGGAAGCTATTACTCAACTTGAGGCATTAATCCAAAGTGGCAACATTATTCTGCTAAAAGTACGAGCTCTCATTTTTGCTGTTCTTCCACAG GCAACTGACAGGACAGCTCTTTTACTGGTGATCGTGGCCTTGTCTTTTGCTTTTGTGCCACTCAAATATTTGATTCTTTTTGCGTTCGTGGAGTCTTTCACAAGCAACATGCCTCTGAGGAAAATTAGCAGTGAAAGAGACCTTCGAAGGGTTAGGGAGTGGTGGATCAGGATACCAGCAGCCCCCGTGCAACTTATCAAACCTGACGACAAAAAAGACAAGACGAGTAAAAAACCTATATTCAAAAAGGAGAAGAAGCATGAAGAGTAG
- the LOC107011517 gene encoding uncharacterized protein LOC107011517 isoform X5, translating to MEMSSQETTASDKREVEDEDSWSLFYSDSTDMAVQVDDKKTVGEESFSRIAPACAIVADIITVHNLFDVLASSSGHRLHFLIYDKYLRSLEKVIKAVQNFSGPQLVSNLSLAEEEIVLEVDGTVPTQPVLEHIGISAWPGRLTLTNHALYFESGMGLYDKAVRYDLASDLKQIIKPELTGPLGARLFDKAVMYKSSSMMDPAYFEFPEFKGSSRRDYWLDICLEIFHAHNFARKYKLKEDQQSEALARAVLGIYRYKAVREAFKVSSSNYKTLLCFNLAESLPRGDAILETLSSRLKLMNSAGNRRGLLGSPSARRQVIHPVSRVSLCRLGIISCKEVDIIGEATTLVGDVFVGEVNPLENAVKQSMKNIGRAEAAQATVDQVKVEGIDTNVVVMKELLFPLIKPMNQLQLLASWKDPWKSILFMVFVSYAIIREWIKYALPSLLVVLAVIMFWRRNVRKGKPLEPLKVIAPPPKNAVEQLLILQEAITQLEALIQSGNIILLKVRALIFAVLPQATDRTALLLVIVALSFAFVPLKYLILFAFVESFTSNMPLRKISSERDLRRVREWWIRIPAAPVQLIKPDDKKDKTSKKPIFKKEKKHEE from the exons ATGGAGATGTCTTCACAGGAAACTACAGCCTCCGATAAGAGGGAAGTGGAGGATGAAGATAGCTGGTCATTGTTTTATTCGGATTCCACAGACATGGCTGTTCAG GTTGATGATAAAAAGACAGTTGGTGAAGAATCATTTTCACGAATTGCTCCTGCTTGTGCTATTGTTGCAGACATTATAACAGTTCACAATCTTTTCGATGTCCTAGCAAGTTCATCAGGTCACCGGCTCCATTTTCTTATATACGACAAGTACCTTCGGAGTCTTGAAAA GGTGATAAAGGCGGTCCAGAATTTCAGTGGACCTCAATTGGTGTCCAACCTTTCACTTGCAGAGGAAGAGATAGTGCTAGAGGTGGATGGTACAGTTCCCACACAACCAGTTTTGGAACATATTGGAATATCTGCATGGCCTG GAAGGTTGACATTAACTAACCATGCTCTCTACTTCGAGTCTGGGATGGGCTTATACGACAAGGCAGTGCGGTATGATCTAGCATCCGACTTGAAACAGATCATTAAGCCTGAGCTTACTGGACCTTTAGGTGCTCGCCTTTTTGATAAAGCTGTTATGTACAAGTCGTCATCTAT GATGGATCCTGCATATTTTGAATTTCCAGAATTTAAAGGAAGTTCAAGACGGGACTATTGGTTAGATATTTGTCTCGAGATTTTCCATGCGCACAACTTTGCTCGGAAGTATAAACTCAAAGAGGATCAGCAGTCCGAAGCACTTGCTAGGGCTGTTCTTGGAATTTACAGATACAAGGCAGTCAGAGAGGCTTTTAAGGTATCTTCTTCCAATTACAAAACCCTACTGTGTTTTAACTTAGCAGAAAGTCTTCCTAGAGGAGATGCGATCTTGGAAACTTTATCAAGCCGCTTGAAACTCATGAACTCTGCCGGCAATCGACGTGGATTATTGGGTTCTCCTAGTGCAAGGAGACAGGTGATACACCCAGTATCACGGGTGTCACTTTGTAGACTTGGAATTATCTCATGCAAGGAGGTCGATATAATTGGAGAAGCAACAACGTTAGTAGGAGATGTCTTTGTTGGTGAGGTAAATCCTCTGGAAAATGCGGTCAAGCAGTCAATGAAAAACATTGGAAGAGCTGAAGCTGCACAGGCGACAGTTGACCAAGTCAAAGTTGAAGGAATTGATACTAATGTAGTGGTAATGAAG GAGCTGCTTTTTCCTCTCATCAAACCAATGAACCAACTTCAACTATTAGCTTCATGGAAAGATCCGTGGAAGTCGATTTTATTTATGGTGTTTGTAAGCTATGCTATAATCAG GGAGTGGATAAAATATGCATTGCCTTCATTGTTGGTTGTGCTTGCAGTTATCATGTTTTGGCGTAGGAATGTGAGGAAAGGGAAGCCATTAGAACCACTAAAAGTCATAGCTCCTCCTCCAAAAAATGCCGTTGAGCAGCTCTTGATATTGCAGGAAGCTATTACTCAACTTGAGGCATTAATCCAAAGTGGCAACATTATTCTGCTAAAAGTACGAGCTCTCATTTTTGCTGTTCTTCCACAG GCAACTGACAGGACAGCTCTTTTACTGGTGATCGTGGCCTTGTCTTTTGCTTTTGTGCCACTCAAATATTTGATTCTTTTTGCGTTCGTGGAGTCTTTCACAAGCAACATGCCTCTGAGGAAAATTAGCAGTGAAAGAGACCTTCGAAGGGTTAGGGAGTGGTGGATCAGGATACCAGCAGCCCCCGTGCAACTTATCAAACCTGACGACAAAAAAGACAAGACGAGTAAAAAACCTATATTCAAAAAGGAGAAGAAGCATGAAGAGTAG
- the LOC107011517 gene encoding uncharacterized protein LOC107011517 isoform X3 produces MHGIIQLYIYPTQGHWRHYKPAASPGPRGANRGAPALKQRDPMGTTSLVRKAILGNHDKKKVDDKKTVGEESFSRIAPACAIVADIITVHNLFDVLASSSGHRLHFLIYDKYLRSLEKVIKAVQNFSGPQLVSNLSLAEEEIVLEVDGTVPTQPVLEHIGISAWPGRLTLTNHALYFESGMGLYDKAVRYDLASDLKQIIKPELTGPLGARLFDKAVMYKSSSMMDPAYFEFPEFKGSSRRDYWLDICLEIFHAHNFARKYKLKEDQQSEALARAVLGIYRYKAVREAFKVSSSNYKTLLCFNLAESLPRGDAILETLSSRLKLMNSAGNRRGLLGSPSARRQVIHPVSRVSLCRLGIISCKEVDIIGEATTLVGDVFVGEVNPLENAVKQSMKNIGRAEAAQATVDQVKVEGIDTNVVVMKELLFPLIKPMNQLQLLASWKDPWKSILFMVFVSYAIIREWIKYALPSLLVVLAVIMFWRRNVRKGKPLEPLKVIAPPPKNAVEQLLILQEAITQLEALIQSGNIILLKVRALIFAVLPQATDRTALLLVIVALSFAFVPLKYLILFAFVESFTSNMPLRKISSERDLRRVREWWIRIPAAPVQLIKPDDKKDKTSKKPIFKKEKKHEE; encoded by the exons ATGCATGGTATTattcaattgtatatatatCCCACTCAGGGCCACTGGAGGCATTACAAACCGGCCGCGTCTCCAGGGCCCCGTGGAGCTAACCGTGGTGCACCCGCCTTGAAACAGCGGGACCCGATGGGTACAACTAGTCTGGTTCGCAAAGCGATACTCGGAAATCAcgacaaaaaaaaa GTTGATGATAAAAAGACAGTTGGTGAAGAATCATTTTCACGAATTGCTCCTGCTTGTGCTATTGTTGCAGACATTATAACAGTTCACAATCTTTTCGATGTCCTAGCAAGTTCATCAGGTCACCGGCTCCATTTTCTTATATACGACAAGTACCTTCGGAGTCTTGAAAA GGTGATAAAGGCGGTCCAGAATTTCAGTGGACCTCAATTGGTGTCCAACCTTTCACTTGCAGAGGAAGAGATAGTGCTAGAGGTGGATGGTACAGTTCCCACACAACCAGTTTTGGAACATATTGGAATATCTGCATGGCCTG GAAGGTTGACATTAACTAACCATGCTCTCTACTTCGAGTCTGGGATGGGCTTATACGACAAGGCAGTGCGGTATGATCTAGCATCCGACTTGAAACAGATCATTAAGCCTGAGCTTACTGGACCTTTAGGTGCTCGCCTTTTTGATAAAGCTGTTATGTACAAGTCGTCATCTAT GATGGATCCTGCATATTTTGAATTTCCAGAATTTAAAGGAAGTTCAAGACGGGACTATTGGTTAGATATTTGTCTCGAGATTTTCCATGCGCACAACTTTGCTCGGAAGTATAAACTCAAAGAGGATCAGCAGTCCGAAGCACTTGCTAGGGCTGTTCTTGGAATTTACAGATACAAGGCAGTCAGAGAGGCTTTTAAGGTATCTTCTTCCAATTACAAAACCCTACTGTGTTTTAACTTAGCAGAAAGTCTTCCTAGAGGAGATGCGATCTTGGAAACTTTATCAAGCCGCTTGAAACTCATGAACTCTGCCGGCAATCGACGTGGATTATTGGGTTCTCCTAGTGCAAGGAGACAGGTGATACACCCAGTATCACGGGTGTCACTTTGTAGACTTGGAATTATCTCATGCAAGGAGGTCGATATAATTGGAGAAGCAACAACGTTAGTAGGAGATGTCTTTGTTGGTGAGGTAAATCCTCTGGAAAATGCGGTCAAGCAGTCAATGAAAAACATTGGAAGAGCTGAAGCTGCACAGGCGACAGTTGACCAAGTCAAAGTTGAAGGAATTGATACTAATGTAGTGGTAATGAAG GAGCTGCTTTTTCCTCTCATCAAACCAATGAACCAACTTCAACTATTAGCTTCATGGAAAGATCCGTGGAAGTCGATTTTATTTATGGTGTTTGTAAGCTATGCTATAATCAG GGAGTGGATAAAATATGCATTGCCTTCATTGTTGGTTGTGCTTGCAGTTATCATGTTTTGGCGTAGGAATGTGAGGAAAGGGAAGCCATTAGAACCACTAAAAGTCATAGCTCCTCCTCCAAAAAATGCCGTTGAGCAGCTCTTGATATTGCAGGAAGCTATTACTCAACTTGAGGCATTAATCCAAAGTGGCAACATTATTCTGCTAAAAGTACGAGCTCTCATTTTTGCTGTTCTTCCACAG GCAACTGACAGGACAGCTCTTTTACTGGTGATCGTGGCCTTGTCTTTTGCTTTTGTGCCACTCAAATATTTGATTCTTTTTGCGTTCGTGGAGTCTTTCACAAGCAACATGCCTCTGAGGAAAATTAGCAGTGAAAGAGACCTTCGAAGGGTTAGGGAGTGGTGGATCAGGATACCAGCAGCCCCCGTGCAACTTATCAAACCTGACGACAAAAAAGACAAGACGAGTAAAAAACCTATATTCAAAAAGGAGAAGAAGCATGAAGAGTAG